In one Numenius arquata chromosome 32, bNumArq3.hap1.1, whole genome shotgun sequence genomic region, the following are encoded:
- the LOC141476442 gene encoding uncharacterized protein, producing MEGQLGPAACEPHFSQRLSPLSEGDGPEGEEEQEEDTARVEPREELGRASPRHLGRCCHGQGSLAPRGAGRPCQKTGEEKGVSPCHQAPEELWPCRQKHRLCLKPETSRVPVSLGQGESAEEPGPSRGKRLRLIWGRAGDFRQREMENGLEEVEEERRSRSCSPELPLSDDAHPKPDFVQLIDERGIYSTAKLVLGSAVGELEEAAVGLPAHPKRGASGVSELEIREVIVDEKPFQCGVCEKAFKRAWELFSHEVVHNEERPFRCDLCQASFKRHSDFKSHRLVHTEERPFRCELCGKRFKRSSNLQEHRRIHSGERPFRCPRCAKSFKTPYELQRHALTHCAEKPFKCADCGKDFPTSNALLLHQRQHCDDKPHVCGVCGKKFTYGHSLKVHERVHTGDRPFVCPLCGKGFKQSNALSSHERVHTGERPFVCKTCGKAFKQSSYLVIHERAHTGERPYKCEVCGKAFARPSLLLQHHRVHSQERPYKCSFCHKFFKDLAYLAVHEKVHTGETPYKCSVCDKGFAHPSNLLQHQRVHRDG from the coding sequence ATGGAAGGGCAGCTGGGTCCTGCAGCCTGCGAGCCCCACTTTTCACAGAGGCTCTCCCCCCTTTCTGAAGGAGATGGGCCTGAAGGtgaagaagagcaggaggaggacacAGCCAGGGTAGAACCAAGAGAAGAGCTGGGACGAGCTTCTCCGCGCCACTTGGGACggtgctgccatgggcagggctcTCTCGCTCCTCGAGGTGCAGGCAGGCCTTGCCAGAAGACTGGTGAGGAGAAAGGGGTTTCCCCATGCCACCAGGCACCGGAGGAGCTGTGGCCGTGCCGGCAGAAGCACCGGCTGTGCCTGAAGCCTGAGACAAGCcgggtccctgtgtccctggggcagggggagagtgcCGAAGAGCCGGGACCCTCCCGGGGGAAGAGGCTGCGGTTGATCTGGGGCCGGGCAGGTGACTTCAGACAGAGGGAGATGGAGAATGGGCTGGAGGAAGTGGAGGAAGAGAGGCGGTCTCGGTCCTGCTCCCCTGAGCTGCCCCTTTCTGACGATGCCCACCCCAAGCCGGACTTTGTGCAGCTGATTGATGAGCGTGGTATCTACTCCACAGCCAAGCTGGTGCTGGGGAGCGCAgtgggggagctggaggaggcagcagtggggctgccaGCCCACCCAAAACGGGGAGCAAGTGGTGTCAGCGAGCTGGAGATCCGCGAGGTGATTGTGGATGAGAAGCCCTTCCAGTGTGGTGTCTGTGAGAAGGCCTTCAAGCGGGCCTGGGAGCTCTTCAGCCATGAGGTGGTACACAACGAGGAGCGTCCCTTCCGCTGCGACCTCTGCCAGGCCTCCTTCAAGCGCCACTCGGACTTCAAAAGCCACCGGCTGGTCCACACGGAGGAACGACCCTTCCGCTGCGAGCTCTGTGGCAAGCGCTTTAAGCGCTCCTCCAACCTCCAGGAGCACCGGCGCATCCACAGCGGTGAGCGTCCCTTCCGCTGCCCCCGCTGCGCCAAGAGCTTCAAGACCCCCTACGAGCTGCAGCGCCACGCACTCACCCACTGCGCTGAGAAGCCCTTCAAGTGCGCTGACTGCGGGAAGGACTTCCCCACCTCCAatgccctcctcctccaccagcgCCAGCACTGTGATGACAAGCCCCACGTCTGCGGGGTCTGCGGGAAGAAGTTCACCTACGGGCACAGCCTCAAGGTGCACGAGCGGGTGCACACAGGCGACCGCCCCTTCGTCTGTCCGCTCTGCGGCAAAGGCTTCAAGCAGTCCAACGCCCTCTCCTCCCACGAGCGGGTCCACACTGGTGAGCGCCCCTTCGTCTGCAAAACCTGCGGGAAGGCCTTCAAGCAGTCGTCCTACCTGGTGATCCACGAGCGGGCGCACACAGGGGAGCGCCCCTACAAGTGTGAGGTGTGTGGGAAAGCCTTTGCCCggccctccctgctgctccagcaccaCCGCGTGCACAGCCAGGAGCGGCCCTACAAGTGTAGCTTCTGCCACAAGTTCTTCAAGGACCTGGCCTACCTGGCCGTGCACGAGAAGGTGCACACAGGGGAGACCCCCTACAAGTGCAGCGTCTGTGACAAGGGCTTCGCTCACCCCTCCAACCTGCTGCAGCACCAGCGCGTGCACCGCGACGGCTGA